A genomic window from Astatotilapia calliptera chromosome 12, fAstCal1.2, whole genome shotgun sequence includes:
- the susd1 gene encoding sushi domain-containing protein 1 isoform X1 produces the protein MDEGTKSMIVFFLLFVFSGKPAEGQSLLDVCSTCHANATCDDKSDGSGKVCNCKYGFVGNGRTFCQDKDECQIGSSKICGQHTTCHNTFGSYYCTCLAGYSPSNNMAVFIPNDGTHCQDIDECGITGQCGEGAQCRNLEGSFDCSCQVGYKIHNGVEPFNPLRDKASCKVVNCGPPALLEDTVLVPVTGTTYSSVATFICDEGFVWRRGDNSSVCGAEGLWSKPDMVCEEVDCGSPPAVPHSRLLWNKSTRMGTEVVYQCNSGYHNVGKGNVSICTAAGQWAGPSVLCREILCGNPPVIEFTGQVWSYNSIPGSTVLYFCKDGFYNKGGNNVSTCQENGQWTSPTLSCQEILCGNPPNLPHTGQVWKGSSTPGSTVIYYCKKEFYHSDGNNVSVCTINGYWTKPDISCKEVDCGKPPLIPNSVMHWDKISTVGSKVIYQCKPGYLSAGTGNVSVCSASGKWDGAPILCQEINCWEPVLKPNAKMLWDGTSRIGSVVYYQCAEGYYTRSLRNYSVCGENGLWEDIDLWCEGADYYVMHVQGLLLSLLWKKGMFDGGLDSVSVLLHFFIAHSLCSFMSVCQTEISCGPPVALPHANLLWGHNSTPGSTVLYECMEGFYQESGNNMSTCSLSGEWGEVSIKCKAKCGPAPFLANSEVVWHNRSVVIHRCVAGYHSWRGSNVSVCGSSREWQKATLRCIEIKPPINHLLIFNESCLQWKAEKYEEDTEVYKVTYTGSRDYQRSFYDKRKRFLSSKADQLKLCLGLLPVTNYSITITATSAKFTASVTTNTSLPVPPGPVVYYREFDTPLPTLSLRRSPNTLDLISLYQVFVLPVEGFMMFNCSSPAIALPLSTLKSPAEYITAQFEVHRVGTEMNLTIGDGLLYGGFYNAPLESGKNYYIILRAVSQWKSAFKSSCVLWAKVTATSYALRVSSLSAVATIGLVAVVIWGGYSIHWCFKKT, from the exons ACAAAGATGAGTGTCAGATAGGATCCAGTAAGATCTGTGGCCAGCACACCACTTGTCACAACACTTTTGGCAGCTACTACTGTACTTGTCTGGCCGGCTACAGCCCTTCTAACAACATGGCTGTTTTCATCCCAAATGATGGCACCCACTGCCAGG ACATTGATGAGTGCGGGATCACAGGGCAGTGTGGAGAGGGAGCTCAATGCAGGAATCTTGAGGGCAGCTTTGACTGCAGCTGCCAGGTTGGATACAAAATCCACAATGGAGTAGAACCCTTTAACCCACTGAGAGACAAAGCTTCCTGCAAAG TTGTTAACTGTGGCCCACCTGCACTACTGGAGGACACGGTGCTAGTGCCAGTCACAGGAACTACGTACAGCAGCGTGGCCACATTCATCTGCGATGAAGGCTTTGTGTGGAGGAGGGGAGACAACAGCTCTGTGTGTGGTGCTGAGGGTCTGTGGAGCAAACCTGACATGGTCTGTGAAG AGGTTGACTGTGGTTCTCCACCTGCCGTCCCTCACTCACGCTTGCTGTGGAATAAAAGCACAAGGATGGGCACTGAGGTGGTTTATCAGTGTAACTCTGGATATCATAATGTTGGAAAGGGAAATGTCTCCATCTGCACTGCAGCTGGACAGTGGGCGGGTCCATCTGTGCTCTGCCGAG AGATCTTGTGTGGAAATCCTCCTGTAATTGAATTCACTGGGCAGGTGTGGAGTTATAACTCCATCCCTGGCAGCACTGTGCTCTATTTCTGTAAAGACGGCTTTTATAACAAAGGAGGAAATAATGTATCCACCTGTCAGGAAAATGGTCAGTGGACATCCCCAACTTTGTCATGCCAAG AGATATTATGTGGGAATCCTCCAAATCTGCCTCACACTGGACAAGTGTGGAAAGGTAGCTCCACCCCAGGAAGCACTGTAATTTACTACTGTAAAAAAGAATTTTATCACAGTGACGGAAACAATGTTTCAGTGTGCACAATTAATGGTTACTGGACAAAACCAGATATCTCATGCAAAG AAGTTGACTGTGGCAAGCCCCCACTCATCCCTAATTCAGTCATGCACTGGGATAAAATTTCCACTGTGGGCTCAAAGGTTATTTATCAGTGTAAACCTGGATATCTCAGTGCTGGAACAGGGAATGTATCTGTTTGTAGTGCCAGTGGAAAATGGGATGGAGCACCGATCCTTTGTCAAG AAATCAACTGTTGGGAGCCTGTTTTAAAACCCAATGCTAAAATGTTATGGGATGGCACATCACGCATTGGTAGTGTGGTTTATTACCAGTGTGCAGAGGGATATTACACCAGGAGCCTGAGAAACTACTCAGTATGTGGAGAAAACGGACTATGGGAGGATATTGATCTGTGGTGTGAAGGTGCAGATTATTACGTAATGCATGTTCAGGGGCTGTTGTTGTCGTTGTTATGGAAAAaaggcatgtttgatggaggaTTGGACAGTGTGTCTGTCTTGTTGCATTTCTTTATAGCCCACAGTCTGTGCTcattcatgtctgtgtgtcagaCAGAAATAAGCTGTGGTCCCCCAGTAGCCCTCCCCCATGCTAACCTCCTGTGGGGCCACAACAGCACACCGGGCAGCACTGTGCTGTATGAGTGTATGGAAGGATTTTACCAGGAGAGTGGGAATAATATGTCAACATGTTCACTATCAGGAGAGTGGGGGGAAGTATCTATAAAGTGCAAAG CTAAATGTGGCCCAGCTCCTTTTCTTGCCAACTCAGAGGTCGTGTGGCATAATAGAAGTGTTGTGATCCACCGCTGCGTGGCAGGATATCACAGCTGGAGGGGAAGCAATGTCTCTGTGTGCGGGAGCTCCAGGGAGTGGCAGAAAGCTACTCTGAGATGCATAG AAATCAAACCACCTATCAATCACCtgcttatttttaatgaaagctGCCTGCAGTGGAAAGCAGAAAAGTACGAGGAGGACACAGAGGTTTACAAG GTGACTTACACTGGATCCAGGGACTACCAGAGATCCTTTTATGACAAAAGGAAGAGATTTCTGAGCTCCAAAGCAGACCAGCTGAAGCTCTGCCTTGGCTTGCTTCCAGTCACAAACTATAGCATCACCATCACTGCAACATCTGCCAAGTTCACAGCCTCTGTCACCACAAACACCAGTCTACCAG TACCTCCAGGACCAGTTGTCTACTACAGGGAATTTGACACTCCTCTACCAACGTTGAGTCTGCGCAGATCACCCAACACACTGGACTTAATAAG TTTGTACCAAGTGTTTGTGCTTCCTGTAGAGGGGTTTATGATGTTTAACTGTTCCTCTCCTGCAATCGCGCTGCCTTTGAGCACACTTAAGTCACCAGCGGAGTACATCACTGCTCAGTTTGAAGTCCATCGTGTTGGAACAGAGATGAATCTTACTATAGGAGATGGGCTGCTCTATGGTGGCTTTTATAATGCACCACTGGAGAGTGGCAAGAACTATTATATCATTTTACGGGCTGTCAGTCAGTGGAAATCG GCCTTTAAAAGTTCCTGTGTCCTGTGGGCTAAAGTAACAG CTACATCGTACGCTCTGAGGGTTTCATCGCTGTCTGCTGTAGCCACCATAGGGCTGGTTGCCGTGGTTATTTGGGGAGGCTACAGTATCCACTG GTGTTTCAAGAAGACATGA
- the susd1 gene encoding sushi domain-containing protein 1 isoform X2 yields MDEGTKSMIVFFLLFVFSGKPAEGQSLLDVCSTCHANATCDDKSDGSGKVCNCKYGFVGNGRTFCQDKDECQIGSSKICGQHTTCHNTFGSYYCTCLAGYSPSNNMAVFIPNDGTHCQDIDECGITGQCGEGAQCRNLEGSFDCSCQVGYKIHNGVEPFNPLRDKASCKVVNCGPPALLEDTVLVPVTGTTYSSVATFICDEGFVWRRGDNSSVCGAEGLWSKPDMVCEEVDCGSPPAVPHSRLLWNKSTRMGTEVVYQCNSGYHNVGKGNVSICTAAGQWAGPSVLCREILCGNPPVIEFTGQVWSYNSIPGSTVLYFCKDGFYNKGGNNVSTCQENGQWTSPTLSCQEILCGNPPNLPHTGQVWKGSSTPGSTVIYYCKKEFYHSDGNNVSVCTINGYWTKPDISCKEVDCGKPPLIPNSVMHWDKISTVGSKVIYQCKPGYLSAGTGNVSVCSASGKWDGAPILCQEINCWEPVLKPNAKMLWDGTSRIGSVVYYQCAEGYYTRSLRNYSVCGENGLWEDIDLWCEEISCGPPVALPHANLLWGHNSTPGSTVLYECMEGFYQESGNNMSTCSLSGEWGEVSIKCKAKCGPAPFLANSEVVWHNRSVVIHRCVAGYHSWRGSNVSVCGSSREWQKATLRCIEIKPPINHLLIFNESCLQWKAEKYEEDTEVYKVTYTGSRDYQRSFYDKRKRFLSSKADQLKLCLGLLPVTNYSITITATSAKFTASVTTNTSLPVPPGPVVYYREFDTPLPTLSLRRSPNTLDLISLYQVFVLPVEGFMMFNCSSPAIALPLSTLKSPAEYITAQFEVHRVGTEMNLTIGDGLLYGGFYNAPLESGKNYYIILRAVSQWKSAFKSSCVLWAKVTATSYALRVSSLSAVATIGLVAVVIWGGYSIHWCFKKT; encoded by the exons ACAAAGATGAGTGTCAGATAGGATCCAGTAAGATCTGTGGCCAGCACACCACTTGTCACAACACTTTTGGCAGCTACTACTGTACTTGTCTGGCCGGCTACAGCCCTTCTAACAACATGGCTGTTTTCATCCCAAATGATGGCACCCACTGCCAGG ACATTGATGAGTGCGGGATCACAGGGCAGTGTGGAGAGGGAGCTCAATGCAGGAATCTTGAGGGCAGCTTTGACTGCAGCTGCCAGGTTGGATACAAAATCCACAATGGAGTAGAACCCTTTAACCCACTGAGAGACAAAGCTTCCTGCAAAG TTGTTAACTGTGGCCCACCTGCACTACTGGAGGACACGGTGCTAGTGCCAGTCACAGGAACTACGTACAGCAGCGTGGCCACATTCATCTGCGATGAAGGCTTTGTGTGGAGGAGGGGAGACAACAGCTCTGTGTGTGGTGCTGAGGGTCTGTGGAGCAAACCTGACATGGTCTGTGAAG AGGTTGACTGTGGTTCTCCACCTGCCGTCCCTCACTCACGCTTGCTGTGGAATAAAAGCACAAGGATGGGCACTGAGGTGGTTTATCAGTGTAACTCTGGATATCATAATGTTGGAAAGGGAAATGTCTCCATCTGCACTGCAGCTGGACAGTGGGCGGGTCCATCTGTGCTCTGCCGAG AGATCTTGTGTGGAAATCCTCCTGTAATTGAATTCACTGGGCAGGTGTGGAGTTATAACTCCATCCCTGGCAGCACTGTGCTCTATTTCTGTAAAGACGGCTTTTATAACAAAGGAGGAAATAATGTATCCACCTGTCAGGAAAATGGTCAGTGGACATCCCCAACTTTGTCATGCCAAG AGATATTATGTGGGAATCCTCCAAATCTGCCTCACACTGGACAAGTGTGGAAAGGTAGCTCCACCCCAGGAAGCACTGTAATTTACTACTGTAAAAAAGAATTTTATCACAGTGACGGAAACAATGTTTCAGTGTGCACAATTAATGGTTACTGGACAAAACCAGATATCTCATGCAAAG AAGTTGACTGTGGCAAGCCCCCACTCATCCCTAATTCAGTCATGCACTGGGATAAAATTTCCACTGTGGGCTCAAAGGTTATTTATCAGTGTAAACCTGGATATCTCAGTGCTGGAACAGGGAATGTATCTGTTTGTAGTGCCAGTGGAAAATGGGATGGAGCACCGATCCTTTGTCAAG AAATCAACTGTTGGGAGCCTGTTTTAAAACCCAATGCTAAAATGTTATGGGATGGCACATCACGCATTGGTAGTGTGGTTTATTACCAGTGTGCAGAGGGATATTACACCAGGAGCCTGAGAAACTACTCAGTATGTGGAGAAAACGGACTATGGGAGGATATTGATCTGTGGTGTGAAG AAATAAGCTGTGGTCCCCCAGTAGCCCTCCCCCATGCTAACCTCCTGTGGGGCCACAACAGCACACCGGGCAGCACTGTGCTGTATGAGTGTATGGAAGGATTTTACCAGGAGAGTGGGAATAATATGTCAACATGTTCACTATCAGGAGAGTGGGGGGAAGTATCTATAAAGTGCAAAG CTAAATGTGGCCCAGCTCCTTTTCTTGCCAACTCAGAGGTCGTGTGGCATAATAGAAGTGTTGTGATCCACCGCTGCGTGGCAGGATATCACAGCTGGAGGGGAAGCAATGTCTCTGTGTGCGGGAGCTCCAGGGAGTGGCAGAAAGCTACTCTGAGATGCATAG AAATCAAACCACCTATCAATCACCtgcttatttttaatgaaagctGCCTGCAGTGGAAAGCAGAAAAGTACGAGGAGGACACAGAGGTTTACAAG GTGACTTACACTGGATCCAGGGACTACCAGAGATCCTTTTATGACAAAAGGAAGAGATTTCTGAGCTCCAAAGCAGACCAGCTGAAGCTCTGCCTTGGCTTGCTTCCAGTCACAAACTATAGCATCACCATCACTGCAACATCTGCCAAGTTCACAGCCTCTGTCACCACAAACACCAGTCTACCAG TACCTCCAGGACCAGTTGTCTACTACAGGGAATTTGACACTCCTCTACCAACGTTGAGTCTGCGCAGATCACCCAACACACTGGACTTAATAAG TTTGTACCAAGTGTTTGTGCTTCCTGTAGAGGGGTTTATGATGTTTAACTGTTCCTCTCCTGCAATCGCGCTGCCTTTGAGCACACTTAAGTCACCAGCGGAGTACATCACTGCTCAGTTTGAAGTCCATCGTGTTGGAACAGAGATGAATCTTACTATAGGAGATGGGCTGCTCTATGGTGGCTTTTATAATGCACCACTGGAGAGTGGCAAGAACTATTATATCATTTTACGGGCTGTCAGTCAGTGGAAATCG GCCTTTAAAAGTTCCTGTGTCCTGTGGGCTAAAGTAACAG CTACATCGTACGCTCTGAGGGTTTCATCGCTGTCTGCTGTAGCCACCATAGGGCTGGTTGCCGTGGTTATTTGGGGAGGCTACAGTATCCACTG GTGTTTCAAGAAGACATGA
- the susd1 gene encoding sushi domain-containing protein 1 isoform X4, whose amino-acid sequence MDEGTKSMIVFFLLFVFSGKPAEGQSLLDVCSTCHANATCDDKSDGSGKVCNCKYGFVGNGRTFCQDKDECQIGSSKICGQHTTCHNTFGSYYCTCLAGYSPSNNMAVFIPNDGTHCQDIDECGITGQCGEGAQCRNLEGSFDCSCQVGYKIHNGVEPFNPLRDKASCKVVNCGPPALLEDTVLVPVTGTTYSSVATFICDEGFVWRRGDNSSVCGAEGLWSKPDMVCEEVDCGSPPAVPHSRLLWNKSTRMGTEVVYQCNSGYHNVGKGNVSICTAAGQWAGPSVLCREILCGNPPVIEFTGQVWSYNSIPGSTVLYFCKDGFYNKGGNNVSTCQENGQWTSPTLSCQAKCGPAPFLANSEVVWHNRSVVIHRCVAGYHSWRGSNVSVCGSSREWQKATLRCIEIKPPINHLLIFNESCLQWKAEKYEEDTEVYKVTYTGSRDYQRSFYDKRKRFLSSKADQLKLCLGLLPVTNYSITITATSAKFTASVTTNTSLPVPPGPVVYYREFDTPLPTLSLRRSPNTLDLISLYQVFVLPVEGFMMFNCSSPAIALPLSTLKSPAEYITAQFEVHRVGTEMNLTIGDGLLYGGFYNAPLESGKNYYIILRAVSQWKSAFKSSCVLWAKVTATSYALRVSSLSAVATIGLVAVVIWGGYSIHWCFKKT is encoded by the exons ACAAAGATGAGTGTCAGATAGGATCCAGTAAGATCTGTGGCCAGCACACCACTTGTCACAACACTTTTGGCAGCTACTACTGTACTTGTCTGGCCGGCTACAGCCCTTCTAACAACATGGCTGTTTTCATCCCAAATGATGGCACCCACTGCCAGG ACATTGATGAGTGCGGGATCACAGGGCAGTGTGGAGAGGGAGCTCAATGCAGGAATCTTGAGGGCAGCTTTGACTGCAGCTGCCAGGTTGGATACAAAATCCACAATGGAGTAGAACCCTTTAACCCACTGAGAGACAAAGCTTCCTGCAAAG TTGTTAACTGTGGCCCACCTGCACTACTGGAGGACACGGTGCTAGTGCCAGTCACAGGAACTACGTACAGCAGCGTGGCCACATTCATCTGCGATGAAGGCTTTGTGTGGAGGAGGGGAGACAACAGCTCTGTGTGTGGTGCTGAGGGTCTGTGGAGCAAACCTGACATGGTCTGTGAAG AGGTTGACTGTGGTTCTCCACCTGCCGTCCCTCACTCACGCTTGCTGTGGAATAAAAGCACAAGGATGGGCACTGAGGTGGTTTATCAGTGTAACTCTGGATATCATAATGTTGGAAAGGGAAATGTCTCCATCTGCACTGCAGCTGGACAGTGGGCGGGTCCATCTGTGCTCTGCCGAG AGATCTTGTGTGGAAATCCTCCTGTAATTGAATTCACTGGGCAGGTGTGGAGTTATAACTCCATCCCTGGCAGCACTGTGCTCTATTTCTGTAAAGACGGCTTTTATAACAAAGGAGGAAATAATGTATCCACCTGTCAGGAAAATGGTCAGTGGACATCCCCAACTTTGTCATGCCAAG CTAAATGTGGCCCAGCTCCTTTTCTTGCCAACTCAGAGGTCGTGTGGCATAATAGAAGTGTTGTGATCCACCGCTGCGTGGCAGGATATCACAGCTGGAGGGGAAGCAATGTCTCTGTGTGCGGGAGCTCCAGGGAGTGGCAGAAAGCTACTCTGAGATGCATAG AAATCAAACCACCTATCAATCACCtgcttatttttaatgaaagctGCCTGCAGTGGAAAGCAGAAAAGTACGAGGAGGACACAGAGGTTTACAAG GTGACTTACACTGGATCCAGGGACTACCAGAGATCCTTTTATGACAAAAGGAAGAGATTTCTGAGCTCCAAAGCAGACCAGCTGAAGCTCTGCCTTGGCTTGCTTCCAGTCACAAACTATAGCATCACCATCACTGCAACATCTGCCAAGTTCACAGCCTCTGTCACCACAAACACCAGTCTACCAG TACCTCCAGGACCAGTTGTCTACTACAGGGAATTTGACACTCCTCTACCAACGTTGAGTCTGCGCAGATCACCCAACACACTGGACTTAATAAG TTTGTACCAAGTGTTTGTGCTTCCTGTAGAGGGGTTTATGATGTTTAACTGTTCCTCTCCTGCAATCGCGCTGCCTTTGAGCACACTTAAGTCACCAGCGGAGTACATCACTGCTCAGTTTGAAGTCCATCGTGTTGGAACAGAGATGAATCTTACTATAGGAGATGGGCTGCTCTATGGTGGCTTTTATAATGCACCACTGGAGAGTGGCAAGAACTATTATATCATTTTACGGGCTGTCAGTCAGTGGAAATCG GCCTTTAAAAGTTCCTGTGTCCTGTGGGCTAAAGTAACAG CTACATCGTACGCTCTGAGGGTTTCATCGCTGTCTGCTGTAGCCACCATAGGGCTGGTTGCCGTGGTTATTTGGGGAGGCTACAGTATCCACTG GTGTTTCAAGAAGACATGA
- the susd1 gene encoding sushi, von Willebrand factor type A, EGF and pentraxin domain-containing protein 1 isoform X3, whose product MDEGTKSMIVFFLLFVFSGKPAEGQSLLDVCSTCHANATCDDKSDGSGKVCNCKYGFVGNGRTFCQDKDECQIGSSKICGQHTTCHNTFGSYYCTCLAGYSPSNNMAVFIPNDGTHCQDIDECGITGQCGEGAQCRNLEGSFDCSCQVGYKIHNGVEPFNPLRDKASCKVVNCGPPALLEDTVLVPVTGTTYSSVATFICDEGFVWRRGDNSSVCGAEGLWSKPDMVCEEVDCGSPPAVPHSRLLWNKSTRMGTEVVYQCNSGYHNVGKGNVSICTAAGQWAGPSVLCREILCGNPPVIEFTGQVWSYNSIPGSTVLYFCKDGFYNKGGNNVSTCQENGQWTSPTLSCQEILCGNPPNLPHTGQVWKGSSTPGSTVIYYCKKEFYHSDGNNVSVCTINGYWTKPDISCKEVDCGKPPLIPNSVMHWDKISTVGSKVIYQCKPGYLSAGTGNVSVCSASGKWDGAPILCQEINCWEPVLKPNAKMLWDGTSRIGSVVYYQCAEGYYTRSLRNYSVCGENGLWEDIDLWCEGADYYVMHVQGLLLSLLWKKGMFDGGLDSVSVLLHFFIAHSLCSFMSVCQTEISCGPPVALPHANLLWGHNSTPGSTVLYECMEGFYQESGNNMSTCSLSGEWGEVSIKCKAKCGPAPFLANSEVVWHNRSVVIHRCVAGYHSWRGSNVSVCGSSREWQKATLRCIEIKPPINHLLIFNESCLQWKAEKYEEDTEVYKGLPEILL is encoded by the exons ACAAAGATGAGTGTCAGATAGGATCCAGTAAGATCTGTGGCCAGCACACCACTTGTCACAACACTTTTGGCAGCTACTACTGTACTTGTCTGGCCGGCTACAGCCCTTCTAACAACATGGCTGTTTTCATCCCAAATGATGGCACCCACTGCCAGG ACATTGATGAGTGCGGGATCACAGGGCAGTGTGGAGAGGGAGCTCAATGCAGGAATCTTGAGGGCAGCTTTGACTGCAGCTGCCAGGTTGGATACAAAATCCACAATGGAGTAGAACCCTTTAACCCACTGAGAGACAAAGCTTCCTGCAAAG TTGTTAACTGTGGCCCACCTGCACTACTGGAGGACACGGTGCTAGTGCCAGTCACAGGAACTACGTACAGCAGCGTGGCCACATTCATCTGCGATGAAGGCTTTGTGTGGAGGAGGGGAGACAACAGCTCTGTGTGTGGTGCTGAGGGTCTGTGGAGCAAACCTGACATGGTCTGTGAAG AGGTTGACTGTGGTTCTCCACCTGCCGTCCCTCACTCACGCTTGCTGTGGAATAAAAGCACAAGGATGGGCACTGAGGTGGTTTATCAGTGTAACTCTGGATATCATAATGTTGGAAAGGGAAATGTCTCCATCTGCACTGCAGCTGGACAGTGGGCGGGTCCATCTGTGCTCTGCCGAG AGATCTTGTGTGGAAATCCTCCTGTAATTGAATTCACTGGGCAGGTGTGGAGTTATAACTCCATCCCTGGCAGCACTGTGCTCTATTTCTGTAAAGACGGCTTTTATAACAAAGGAGGAAATAATGTATCCACCTGTCAGGAAAATGGTCAGTGGACATCCCCAACTTTGTCATGCCAAG AGATATTATGTGGGAATCCTCCAAATCTGCCTCACACTGGACAAGTGTGGAAAGGTAGCTCCACCCCAGGAAGCACTGTAATTTACTACTGTAAAAAAGAATTTTATCACAGTGACGGAAACAATGTTTCAGTGTGCACAATTAATGGTTACTGGACAAAACCAGATATCTCATGCAAAG AAGTTGACTGTGGCAAGCCCCCACTCATCCCTAATTCAGTCATGCACTGGGATAAAATTTCCACTGTGGGCTCAAAGGTTATTTATCAGTGTAAACCTGGATATCTCAGTGCTGGAACAGGGAATGTATCTGTTTGTAGTGCCAGTGGAAAATGGGATGGAGCACCGATCCTTTGTCAAG AAATCAACTGTTGGGAGCCTGTTTTAAAACCCAATGCTAAAATGTTATGGGATGGCACATCACGCATTGGTAGTGTGGTTTATTACCAGTGTGCAGAGGGATATTACACCAGGAGCCTGAGAAACTACTCAGTATGTGGAGAAAACGGACTATGGGAGGATATTGATCTGTGGTGTGAAGGTGCAGATTATTACGTAATGCATGTTCAGGGGCTGTTGTTGTCGTTGTTATGGAAAAaaggcatgtttgatggaggaTTGGACAGTGTGTCTGTCTTGTTGCATTTCTTTATAGCCCACAGTCTGTGCTcattcatgtctgtgtgtcagaCAGAAATAAGCTGTGGTCCCCCAGTAGCCCTCCCCCATGCTAACCTCCTGTGGGGCCACAACAGCACACCGGGCAGCACTGTGCTGTATGAGTGTATGGAAGGATTTTACCAGGAGAGTGGGAATAATATGTCAACATGTTCACTATCAGGAGAGTGGGGGGAAGTATCTATAAAGTGCAAAG CTAAATGTGGCCCAGCTCCTTTTCTTGCCAACTCAGAGGTCGTGTGGCATAATAGAAGTGTTGTGATCCACCGCTGCGTGGCAGGATATCACAGCTGGAGGGGAAGCAATGTCTCTGTGTGCGGGAGCTCCAGGGAGTGGCAGAAAGCTACTCTGAGATGCATAG AAATCAAACCACCTATCAATCACCtgcttatttttaatgaaagctGCCTGCAGTGGAAAGCAGAAAAGTACGAGGAGGACACAGAGGTTTACAAG GGACTACCAGAGATCCTTTTATGA